The Bacillus carboniphilus genome contains a region encoding:
- a CDS encoding sporulation histidine kinase inhibitor Sda, whose amino-acid sequence MKKLSDELLLESYYKAREMQLNEEFIDLILTEIERRSLIDLTKISS is encoded by the coding sequence ATGAAAAAATTATCAGATGAACTTCTACTTGAATCGTATTATAAAGCGAGAGAAATGCAACTAAATGAAGAGTTTATTGATTTAATATTAACAGAAATTGAACGGCGATCATTAATTGATTTAACTAAGATTTCTTCTTAA
- the sigK gene encoding RNA polymerase sporulation sigma factor SigK gives MTGMLTTLTYLFKEVVFLVSYVKNNAFPQPLSAKEEKKYLEKMAVGDEAARNILIEHNLRLVAHIVKKFENTGEDSEDLISIGTIGLIKAIESFSHGKGTKLATYAARCIENEILMHLRALKKTKKDVSLHDPIGQDKEGNEISLIDILKSDNEDVIDTIELNMELEKLKEFIDILDSRERQVIVGRFGLDMKEERTQREIAHKLGISRSYVSRIEKRALMKMFHEFYKVEKEKKSRKKRGALA, from the coding sequence ATGACAGGTATGTTAACCACGCTAACTTATTTGTTTAAAGAAGTGGTTTTTTTAGTGTCTTATGTAAAGAATAATGCTTTTCCTCAGCCACTTTCAGCAAAGGAAGAAAAAAAATACTTAGAAAAAATGGCTGTTGGAGATGAGGCAGCTAGAAACATTCTTATTGAACATAACTTAAGATTAGTTGCTCATATCGTCAAAAAGTTTGAAAATACCGGAGAGGATTCTGAGGATCTTATTTCAATCGGAACAATCGGTCTTATTAAAGCAATTGAAAGTTTTTCTCATGGAAAGGGGACGAAACTAGCTACTTATGCAGCAAGATGTATTGAAAACGAAATATTAATGCATTTAAGAGCTCTAAAAAAAACAAAAAAGGATGTTTCCTTACATGATCCCATTGGTCAAGATAAAGAAGGGAATGAAATTAGCTTAATTGACATATTAAAATCAGATAATGAAGATGTGATTGATACCATTGAACTTAATATGGAACTTGAAAAGCTAAAGGAATTCATTGATATCCTTGACAGTAGAGAACGTCAAGTAATAGTGGGACGTTTTGGCTTAGATATGAAGGAAGAACGTACACAAAGAGAAATCGCTCATAAGCTTGGTATATCTAGAAGTTATGTTTCTAGGATCGAAAAAAGAGCCTTAATGAAAATGTTTCATGAATTTTATAAAGTAGAAAAAGAGAAAAAAAGCCGAAAAAAAAGAGGAGCCTTAGCATAA
- a CDS encoding YrhC family protein, with protein sequence MVKEKMNKQQLYERMNDLKRYSFVLLALSSFLYLGLVLPENNVIQTDQHQIVTTIVSLIFIGSSLLCLKRSFYYRKLIQEEDN encoded by the coding sequence GTGGTGAAAGAAAAGATGAACAAACAGCAATTGTATGAGCGTATGAATGATTTGAAACGTTACTCTTTTGTCTTGTTAGCACTTAGCTCTTTCTTATATTTAGGGTTAGTTTTGCCTGAAAACAATGTTATCCAAACAGACCAGCATCAAATAGTAACGACTATAGTCTCTCTTATTTTTATAGGAAGCTCTCTTTTATGTTTGAAAAGATCTTTTTACTATCGAAAATTAATACAAGAAGAAGACAACTAA
- a CDS encoding bifunctional cystathionine gamma-lyase/homocysteine desulfhydrase — protein sequence MKRKTKMIHGGIVGDPQTGAVSVPIYQVSTYKQDGVGNHKGFEYSRTGNPTRHALEVLIKDLEEGYAGFAFASGMAAITSIMMLFNSGDHVVLTDDVYGGTYRVMNKILNRLGIESTFVDTTNLDEVKKAVQTNTKAIYIETPTNPLLKVTDIKEISAYAKEQQLLTIVDNTFSTPYWQTPITLGADIVLHSATKYIGGHSDVVAGLVVVNSEKLAEDIHFIQNSTGGVLGPQDSWLLMRGMKTLGLRMEATEKNTKEIVHFLNEHPEVEKIYYPGLESHQGHEIAKKQASGFGGMISFDVGSEEKADQVLNKVKYFTLAESLGAVESLISIPAKMTHASIPKERRHDLGITDGLIRISVGIEDVEDLIYDLKQALN from the coding sequence TTGAAAAGAAAAACTAAAATGATTCACGGTGGGATTGTAGGAGATCCTCAAACAGGTGCAGTTTCGGTTCCGATTTATCAAGTAAGTACGTATAAGCAAGATGGAGTAGGAAATCATAAAGGTTTTGAATACTCGAGAACGGGAAATCCTACACGACATGCATTAGAAGTATTAATTAAAGACCTTGAAGAAGGGTATGCTGGTTTTGCATTTGCATCAGGTATGGCAGCCATCACTTCAATTATGATGTTATTTAATAGTGGTGATCATGTTGTTTTAACAGACGATGTATACGGTGGAACTTATCGAGTAATGAACAAAATATTAAACCGACTAGGGATTGAATCGACCTTTGTCGATACAACGAACTTGGATGAAGTAAAAAAAGCTGTTCAAACAAATACTAAGGCTATTTACATTGAAACCCCAACTAATCCTTTGCTAAAGGTGACGGATATTAAAGAAATATCAGCTTATGCAAAAGAACAACAGCTGCTTACCATTGTCGATAATACGTTCAGTACACCATATTGGCAAACTCCTATCACTTTAGGCGCTGATATCGTCTTACACAGTGCAACAAAGTATATTGGTGGTCATAGTGATGTTGTAGCTGGTTTAGTCGTGGTCAATAGTGAAAAGTTAGCTGAAGATATTCATTTTATTCAAAATTCTACTGGAGGAGTTTTAGGGCCTCAAGATTCATGGCTTTTAATGCGAGGGATGAAAACACTTGGTCTCCGTATGGAAGCTACGGAGAAAAACACAAAGGAAATCGTTCACTTTTTAAACGAACATCCTGAAGTTGAAAAAATTTATTATCCAGGATTAGAAAGTCACCAAGGTCATGAGATTGCTAAAAAACAAGCCTCTGGTTTTGGGGGAATGATCTCCTTTGATGTAGGAAGTGAAGAGAAAGCAGATCAAGTGCTAAATAAAGTAAAGTATTTCACATTAGCCGAAAGTTTAGGGGCTGTAGAGAGTTTAATATCTATTCCTGCTAAGATGACTCACGCTTCTATTCCAAAGGAAAGAAGACATGATTTAGGCATCACAGATGGTTTAATTCGTATTTCTGTTGGAATTGAAGATGTGGAAGATTTAATTTATGATTTAAAACAAGCATTAAATTAA
- a CDS encoding PLP-dependent cysteine synthase family protein, whose translation MDIVQGVDQLIGRTPMFEITKFHLPKDVRLFAKLEFFNPGGSIKDRLGVELIEDAMANGFVKPGGTIIEPTAGNTGIALALVAAKYQLNVIVCVPEKFSVEKQELMRALGAKVVNTPTEKGMKGAIEKALQLNEQTENSFCPQQFKNPANPRTYTKTLGPEIWEQLDGDMDIFVAGAGTGGTFMGTARFLKEKNQNIRTVIVEPEGSVINGGEPGPHRTEGIGMEFLPDYMDRSYFDEIYTIYDKDAFKRVQELAKIEGLLVGSSSGAAFHAALKEAEKAKPGTNIITIFPDSSERYLSQKIYGGF comes from the coding sequence GTGGATATTGTCCAAGGAGTAGATCAACTGATAGGTCGCACACCTATGTTTGAAATAACGAAGTTTCATTTACCAAAAGATGTGAGGCTGTTTGCGAAGCTAGAATTCTTTAACCCGGGAGGCAGCATTAAGGACCGGCTAGGTGTTGAATTGATTGAAGATGCAATGGCAAACGGTTTTGTAAAGCCTGGAGGGACAATTATTGAACCAACAGCAGGTAATACAGGAATTGCTTTAGCGTTAGTTGCGGCAAAATATCAATTAAATGTCATTGTATGTGTACCCGAAAAATTTAGTGTGGAAAAGCAAGAGTTAATGAGGGCTTTAGGCGCAAAGGTTGTCAATACACCAACTGAAAAAGGAATGAAAGGTGCGATTGAAAAAGCACTCCAATTAAACGAACAAACTGAAAACAGTTTTTGTCCTCAACAGTTTAAAAATCCAGCTAATCCAAGAACGTACACGAAAACTTTAGGACCTGAAATTTGGGAACAGCTTGACGGAGATATGGATATTTTTGTTGCGGGTGCTGGAACAGGTGGAACGTTTATGGGGACTGCTCGATTTTTAAAGGAAAAGAACCAGAACATTCGTACAGTCATTGTTGAACCAGAAGGGTCTGTCATAAACGGTGGAGAACCGGGACCACATCGAACAGAAGGGATAGGAATGGAATTTTTACCAGATTACATGGATCGATCCTATTTCGATGAAATCTATACCATTTATGATAAAGATGCCTTTAAACGGGTTCAAGAATTAGCGAAAATAGAAGGCTTACTAGTTGGTAGTTCATCTGGAGCTGCTTTTCATGCTGCATTAAAGGAAGCAGAAAAAGCAAAACCTGGAACAAATATTATAACCATTTTTCCAGATAGTAGTGAAAGGTATTTAAGTCAAAAGATATACGGAGGTTTTTAA
- the mtnN gene encoding 5'-methylthioadenosine/S-adenosylhomocysteine nucleosidase: MKIAIIGAMEEEVTILRDKIENKQKEEVAGVEITVGQLEGVEVILARSGIGKVNAALSTTLLLDRYQPDYVINTGSAGGFHPNLNVGDVVISTEVRHHDVDVTAFGYDYGQVPNLPPQFTANEKLVSMAELQAKKQEGIQVVKGLIVTGDSFMSDAERVEFVRSKFDDLYAAEMEAAAIAQVCHQFSVPFVIIRSLSDIAGKESNVSFKQFIDQAALNSANMVVAIVKEISH; encoded by the coding sequence ATGAAAATTGCAATTATAGGTGCAATGGAAGAAGAAGTAACGATACTACGAGATAAAATTGAAAATAAACAAAAAGAAGAAGTAGCGGGTGTGGAAATTACTGTAGGTCAGTTAGAAGGTGTAGAGGTGATATTAGCTAGGTCTGGTATTGGGAAAGTGAATGCGGCACTATCTACAACCTTACTACTTGATCGTTATCAACCGGACTATGTTATTAACACGGGTTCAGCAGGTGGATTTCATCCTAATCTTAATGTTGGGGACGTCGTCATTTCAACTGAAGTTAGACATCATGATGTCGATGTCACAGCTTTTGGTTATGATTACGGACAAGTGCCTAACTTGCCACCTCAGTTTACAGCTAATGAAAAATTGGTTTCAATGGCTGAGTTACAAGCGAAAAAACAAGAAGGGATTCAAGTTGTGAAAGGCTTGATTGTTACAGGCGATTCCTTTATGAGTGATGCTGAGAGAGTGGAATTTGTACGCTCGAAGTTCGATGATTTATATGCAGCAGAAATGGAAGCTGCAGCTATAGCTCAAGTTTGTCACCAATTTTCTGTACCGTTTGTCATTATTCGCTCTTTGTCGGATATAGCTGGGAAAGAATCAAATGTCTCTTTTAAACAATTTATTGATCAAGCTGCATTGAATTCCGCCAATATGGTTGTAGCGATAGTTAAAGAAATTAGTCATTAG
- a CDS encoding class I SAM-dependent methyltransferase, with protein MGREFIELFEDWAQTYDSTVDGKDIQYKEVFDQYEQILNKVAEKAGQYVLEFGVGTGNLTNTLLKANKQVIGVEPSKMMRQKAIEKLGKKVPVHDGDFLSFPPLGVNIDTIVSSYAFHHLTNEEKRKAIQLYNNILPSGGKIVFADTTFVDQSAFDQTIAKAKENQFYDLARDLETEYYTTHEVLKEIFTENGFTVTFEQVNEFVWVIEAIKQT; from the coding sequence ATGGGGAGAGAATTTATTGAGCTATTTGAGGATTGGGCTCAAACTTATGATTCAACTGTAGATGGAAAAGATATTCAATATAAAGAAGTGTTTGATCAATATGAACAAATTTTAAATAAAGTTGCTGAAAAAGCGGGACAATACGTTTTAGAATTTGGTGTTGGAACAGGAAACTTAACGAACACCTTGCTAAAAGCAAATAAACAGGTCATTGGTGTTGAACCTTCAAAGATGATGAGACAGAAGGCAATTGAAAAGTTAGGGAAGAAAGTACCAGTTCATGATGGAGATTTCTTATCCTTTCCTCCATTAGGTGTGAACATTGATACAATTGTAAGTTCGTATGCCTTTCATCACTTGACAAATGAAGAAAAGCGAAAAGCTATTCAATTATACAACAATATACTTCCTAGTGGTGGTAAAATAGTTTTTGCAGATACGACTTTTGTTGACCAATCTGCTTTCGATCAAACGATAGCTAAAGCAAAAGAAAACCAATTCTACGATTTAGCTCGTGATTTAGAAACTGAATATTATACTACCCATGAGGTGCTAAAAGAAATTTTCACTGAAAATGGTTTTACTGTTACCTTTGAACAAGTGAATGAGTTTGTATGGGTGATAGAAGCGATTAAGCAAACATAG
- a CDS encoding DUF2536 family protein, translated as MNFHLDLIQDKVEFFEASSLKELERKVNEQIEVNQKIMLGVHSVTHHIHVEDNGRKTWSAVVHFKVRKV; from the coding sequence ATGAATTTTCATTTAGACCTGATTCAAGATAAGGTAGAGTTTTTTGAAGCTTCTTCTTTAAAGGAATTAGAGAGGAAAGTAAATGAACAAATTGAAGTAAATCAAAAAATAATGCTTGGAGTTCATTCTGTTACACACCATATACACGTTGAGGATAATGGGAGAAAAACTTGGAGCGCGGTCGTTCATTTTAAAGTAAGAAAAGTTTAA
- a CDS encoding IS91 family transposase, producing MENNILKQIFFDKHNHWDHFQKKHGAKIRPIVRKEIEKFRGCGNPKNGFKLFVCEGCHDVRKVPYRCKGRFCTTCSVGESEEWSRLLTEEVLQVNHRHVIFTIDEGLRDVFLLHRHLLKDLMDEARLIMDFFKKKAKVTPGIISGLHTFGSRVNFNPHVHMLVTMGGLTKKGEWKQYDYLPFEMLRKQWQTVVLKFIRRGVSEKEKKRIQPRLQQAFHNNGKGFYVHAPKQEGNVKEQLRYIGRYIRRPAIGLNRIEAYDGQKVTFTYHDKTDGKEKRETISVEEFISRLIRHIPDEQFKTIRHYGMYSRRCKGLSKKVLCQWQQKAKRWIVKAKKTMRRQTWRERIVSSGKRDPLICEKCQCYYEYKGEVCLENGRLEIKVALCTTTRAYLERVIHHFTSIETPKKRQEKKEKNGPIKTEHQLCLFSVS from the coding sequence ATGGAGAATAATATATTAAAACAAATTTTCTTTGATAAACATAACCATTGGGATCACTTTCAAAAGAAACATGGAGCTAAAATCCGTCCAATAGTAAGAAAGGAAATAGAGAAATTCAGAGGGTGTGGGAATCCCAAAAATGGATTTAAGCTATTTGTTTGTGAAGGTTGCCATGATGTCAGGAAGGTTCCGTATCGTTGTAAGGGTCGATTTTGTACCACTTGTTCAGTAGGAGAAAGCGAAGAATGGAGTCGACTACTAACAGAAGAGGTCTTACAGGTGAATCATCGTCATGTCATCTTTACAATTGATGAAGGACTGCGTGATGTGTTTTTGCTTCATCGCCATCTGTTAAAAGATTTGATGGACGAGGCGCGATTAATCATGGATTTTTTCAAAAAGAAAGCGAAAGTGACCCCTGGAATCATATCAGGCTTACATACTTTCGGATCCAGAGTGAATTTCAATCCCCATGTACATATGCTAGTGACGATGGGAGGTCTTACGAAAAAGGGGGAATGGAAACAGTACGATTATCTGCCATTTGAAATGTTAAGAAAGCAGTGGCAGACCGTGGTGTTAAAGTTCATACGCAGAGGTGTGTCAGAAAAAGAAAAGAAGAGAATACAACCTCGATTACAACAGGCGTTTCACAATAATGGGAAGGGCTTCTATGTGCATGCGCCAAAACAGGAAGGGAATGTAAAAGAACAACTTCGCTATATTGGCCGTTATATTCGTCGACCTGCGATAGGACTGAATCGGATCGAGGCATATGACGGACAAAAGGTAACCTTTACGTATCATGATAAGACAGACGGAAAAGAAAAGAGAGAAACGATCAGTGTAGAGGAATTTATCTCTAGGCTTATTCGTCATATCCCAGATGAACAGTTTAAGACGATTCGTCATTATGGGATGTATTCAAGGAGATGCAAGGGCTTGAGTAAAAAAGTCTTATGTCAATGGCAACAGAAAGCGAAACGCTGGATAGTGAAAGCAAAGAAAACAATGCGCCGTCAGACATGGAGGGAACGAATCGTATCAAGTGGTAAGAGAGACCCTCTTATTTGTGAAAAATGCCAGTGTTACTATGAATACAAGGGAGAAGTCTGTCTTGAAAATGGTAGACTAGAAATCAAGGTGGCCTTGTGTACCACGACAAGAGCCTATTTAGAAAGGGTGATTCATCATTTCACCAGTATCGAAACACCGAAAAAAAGGCAAGAAAAAAAAGAAAAAAATGGCCCAATCAAAACAGAGCATCAACTTTGTTTGTTTAGTGTGTCATGA
- a CDS encoding YrrS family protein: MKESPSRFETRNEKRKKNLVLYILIGIVWVLILVIGVSLLPEKEDSSTTSEETKKENTSAENKSNVVQDTEENEETSAEEETTVTAEPIEEEVEDPFAEATVEQSSEQNIEKVITNSSWKPIGTTQEGEHVAQYDTASVDWSEMEQSLSYAIGVPVENMTTWYIGNNGSPQDAIGTVSPSDRPDETYQVEIRWIDEKGWKPVVIKKLTNNPYKR; encoded by the coding sequence ATGAAAGAAAGTCCATCAAGGTTTGAAACTCGTAATGAGAAACGAAAGAAAAACCTAGTATTATACATTTTAATAGGGATTGTCTGGGTACTTATCTTAGTGATAGGAGTTAGCTTACTTCCTGAAAAAGAGGATAGCTCTACTACATCCGAGGAAACGAAAAAAGAAAATACGTCTGCTGAAAATAAGTCGAATGTAGTACAAGATACTGAAGAAAATGAAGAGACATCTGCTGAAGAAGAGACTACAGTGACAGCTGAACCTATAGAGGAAGAAGTAGAAGATCCTTTTGCAGAAGCAACAGTTGAACAATCTTCTGAACAAAATATTGAGAAAGTCATTACTAATTCCTCGTGGAAACCCATTGGAACGACACAAGAAGGAGAGCATGTTGCACAGTATGATACCGCTTCTGTTGATTGGTCAGAAATGGAACAATCTTTAAGCTATGCTATAGGTGTTCCTGTTGAAAATATGACGACTTGGTACATAGGAAATAACGGATCTCCACAAGATGCTATAGGGACAGTTTCCCCTAGTGATCGTCCTGATGAAACGTATCAAGTTGAAATTAGGTGGATAGACGAAAAAGGCTGGAAGCCAGTTGTTATAAAGAAATTAACAAATAATCCATATAAACGATGA
- a CDS encoding peptidoglycan D,D-transpeptidase FtsI family protein has translation MIKKRIVFLSIVIMSFYFIIVCRLIEIQLIYPESFSKHNINLMKESVNQRVQEVVIHDGRGEIIDRNGTSIKNQKQPTVILFPIVFHQENNLKKLANALDTLTLKDIKNKTSLKEKEPILLNVENNFEIKEKHIRLVNQLDIPGIYGVLLQTTRPSLLATHLIGFTYETKDSQGILKVIKGNNGIEHSFDSFLQSDVSTRLLYHVDGKNQPMFGDSIKFISDVNAFYPLKVKTTIDLDLQRIIEEVLNSYHLDKGGAVLLEVESNEVLAMASRPKLDRNDPKTYLNHMLTPHFPGSTFKIVTASAAIEQGMIHPNETFDCNLDLYGKEEKELNKRLGNLNFTESFAKSCNYTFAELGKRMFEQTGEDTISTYARKLGLVETVGWSGDVFKYKDFKQISEEQSGVIWSEDANKYDDNYISQTAIGQKDVKMTPLAVANMVATIARGGERKSVKMVSELLFKNNVNMFHFKDQTKHDSISPYTAIKLQNLMRHVITEGTGKQFLSLPFEIAGKSGTAETGKNGLYNKWFAGYFPFDSPKYVLVVVDLETSKTDITNKAFTDIVKLIAGIEQME, from the coding sequence ATGATTAAAAAAAGAATTGTTTTTTTATCCATTGTCATTATGAGTTTTTATTTCATTATCGTTTGTAGACTCATAGAAATTCAACTTATCTATCCAGAGTCTTTTTCAAAACATAATATAAATTTAATGAAAGAAAGTGTGAATCAAAGGGTACAAGAGGTAGTCATTCATGATGGACGAGGTGAGATTATAGATCGTAATGGAACGTCTATAAAAAATCAAAAACAGCCTACTGTCATATTGTTTCCAATTGTCTTTCATCAAGAAAACAACCTTAAAAAACTTGCTAACGCATTAGATACCTTAACATTAAAAGATATTAAAAATAAAACAAGTCTGAAAGAAAAGGAACCCATTTTATTAAATGTTGAAAATAATTTCGAGATTAAAGAAAAGCACATAAGATTGGTTAACCAGCTAGATATTCCAGGTATTTATGGAGTATTACTTCAAACAACGCGCCCATCTTTATTGGCTACCCATCTTATAGGCTTTACTTACGAAACAAAAGATTCGCAAGGAATTCTTAAAGTTATAAAGGGGAACAATGGAATTGAACATTCATTTGATTCATTTCTTCAATCAGATGTGTCAACTCGTTTACTTTATCATGTGGATGGGAAAAACCAACCGATGTTTGGTGATTCAATTAAGTTTATTTCAGATGTCAACGCATTTTATCCACTTAAAGTGAAAACGACAATTGATTTGGATTTACAAAGAATCATAGAAGAAGTCCTTAATTCTTATCACCTTGATAAGGGTGGTGCGGTTTTGTTAGAGGTTGAGAGTAACGAAGTATTAGCCATGGCTTCTAGACCAAAATTGGATCGAAATGATCCAAAAACTTATTTAAATCATATGTTGACCCCCCATTTTCCAGGGTCAACCTTTAAAATAGTAACTGCATCCGCTGCTATCGAACAAGGAATGATTCATCCTAATGAAACCTTTGATTGTAATTTAGATCTTTATGGAAAAGAAGAAAAGGAACTCAACAAGAGGTTAGGGAATCTTAATTTTACCGAAAGTTTTGCGAAAAGCTGTAATTATACGTTTGCTGAACTTGGGAAAAGAATGTTTGAACAAACCGGAGAGGATACAATCTCCACTTATGCTAGGAAATTGGGTCTTGTTGAAACAGTAGGATGGAGTGGGGATGTCTTTAAATATAAAGATTTTAAACAAATCTCTGAAGAACAAAGCGGTGTGATTTGGTCAGAGGATGCGAATAAATACGATGACAATTATATTTCTCAAACAGCTATTGGCCAAAAGGATGTTAAGATGACGCCTTTAGCAGTTGCAAACATGGTGGCTACCATCGCAAGAGGAGGAGAAAGAAAATCAGTAAAAATGGTGAGTGAATTGCTTTTTAAAAATAATGTCAACATGTTTCATTTTAAGGACCAAACGAAGCATGATTCTATATCACCTTATACGGCTATAAAACTACAAAATTTGATGCGACATGTCATAACAGAAGGAACTGGTAAACAATTTTTATCTTTACCTTTTGAAATCGCAGGGAAATCCGGGACTGCAGAAACAGGAAAAAATGGATTATACAATAAGTGGTTTGCTGGATATTTTCCTTTCGATTCCCCTAAATATGTATTAGTTGTGGTAGATCTTGAAACCTCTAAAACAGATATAACGAACAAAGCTTTTACTGATATAGTGAAATTAATAGCAGGTATTGAGCAGATGGAATAA
- the greA gene encoding transcription elongation factor GreA, producing MAEEKVFPMTAEGKEKLEHELEQLKTVKRKEVVERIKIARSFGDLSENSEYDAAKDEQAFVEGRITTLENMIRNAKIIEEATNSDTVTLGKTVTFIELPDGEEETYTIVGSAEADPFEGKISNDSPMAKSLMGKKIGDEVTVQTPGGEILVRIVEFK from the coding sequence ATGGCGGAAGAAAAAGTATTTCCGATGACTGCAGAAGGAAAAGAAAAGTTGGAGCACGAGCTTGAACAATTGAAAACGGTTAAGCGAAAAGAAGTGGTGGAACGTATTAAAATTGCTAGAAGTTTTGGAGATCTGTCGGAGAATTCAGAATATGATGCAGCAAAAGATGAACAAGCATTTGTTGAAGGAAGAATAACCACACTTGAAAATATGATTAGAAATGCAAAGATTATTGAAGAAGCGACTAATTCTGATACCGTTACCCTAGGGAAAACGGTTACTTTTATTGAATTACCAGATGGTGAAGAGGAGACCTATACGATTGTTGGTTCTGCTGAAGCTGATCCATTTGAAGGAAAAATATCAAATGATTCTCCTATGGCGAAAAGTCTAATGGGAAAAAAAATCGGTGATGAAGTAACGGTTCAAACCCCAGGTGGAGAAATATTGGTGAGAATCGTCGAATTTAAGTAA
- the udk gene encoding uridine kinase yields the protein MGKKPIVIGVAGGSGSGKTSVTKAICDRFQDHSILMIEQDYYYKDQSELPLEERLKTNYDHPLAFDNDLLIDHIKELLNYNPIEKPVYDYKIHTRSDEVIHVEPKDVIILEGILVLEDERLRNLMDIKLYVDTDSDIRILRRMLRDIKERGRTIESVIDQYVAVVRPMHNQFVEPTKRYADLIIPEGGQNHVAIDLMVTKIQTILEQNLIL from the coding sequence TTGGGAAAGAAGCCGATAGTTATTGGGGTTGCAGGAGGGTCGGGATCGGGAAAAACATCTGTAACAAAGGCGATATGCGACCGATTTCAAGATCATTCTATTTTAATGATTGAACAAGATTACTACTATAAAGATCAAAGTGAACTTCCATTAGAAGAAAGATTAAAAACAAACTATGATCATCCACTTGCATTCGATAATGATTTATTAATTGATCATATTAAAGAATTGCTTAACTACAATCCAATTGAAAAACCTGTGTATGATTACAAAATTCATACACGATCCGATGAGGTTATTCATGTTGAGCCTAAGGATGTTATTATTTTAGAAGGCATTTTAGTTTTAGAAGACGAGCGCTTGCGAAACTTAATGGATATTAAGCTATATGTAGATACAGATTCTGATATTCGCATCTTAAGAAGAATGCTTCGTGATATTAAGGAACGAGGAAGAACAATTGAATCGGTTATTGATCAATATGTTGCGGTTGTAAGGCCTATGCATAATCAGTTTGTTGAGCCGACAAAGAGATATGCGGATTTAATCATCCCTGAGGGTGGACAAAATCATGTGGCAATTGATTTAATGGTCACAAAAATTCAAACAATTCTTGAACAAAACCTGATTTTGTAA